One Peribacillus simplex NBRC 15720 = DSM 1321 genomic region harbors:
- a CDS encoding DEAD/DEAH box helicase has translation MTEFIDLGVSPAINMILKQIGISAPTPIQEKSIPDILAGRDVIAKAQTGTGKTLAFLLPILEKVDPAASHIQSLIVTPTRELALQITAELKKFANEIEGLQVLAVYGGQDVEQQMKKLTRNISVVVATPGRLLDHLRRGTIDLSQTQTLVLDEADQMLHIGFLPEVEEIMGQLPEERQTLLFSATMPEQVHQLAKRYMTKPLTAAVKAEQVTVEKIRQLVIETTDRAKQSSLINMIKEEQPYLAIIFCRTKRRVSVLNDALKAAGFNSEELHGDLSQAKRERVMKNFRDAKLQYLVATDVAARGLDVEGVTHVFNYDVPEDAESYIHRIGRTGRAGENGLAVTFIATKDLQLLSDIEKGISMKIERRTIEGVKMFQPDEVRQKRKRYEDSSDEGTRRPRSGGGRKHRERIDTRGPNRGSHRSVNQADNREVEREKPRGGRMENSRGPKREDSRGSRSENGRGPIREDSRGGRSENGRGPRRENPRGGSSEDSRGPKRDNPRGDQRDSRRSTSTQGPSNRRGGSGSSPNRGRNR, from the coding sequence ATGACAGAATTCATCGACCTTGGCGTCAGCCCGGCGATTAACATGATATTAAAGCAAATAGGAATATCCGCCCCTACCCCAATTCAGGAGAAATCGATACCAGATATCCTTGCTGGAAGGGATGTCATCGCGAAGGCGCAGACGGGAACGGGGAAGACTTTGGCATTTTTGCTGCCAATCCTTGAAAAAGTCGATCCCGCCGCATCCCACATACAATCACTGATCGTCACGCCAACTAGAGAATTGGCTTTGCAAATCACTGCTGAATTGAAAAAATTCGCTAATGAAATCGAAGGACTTCAAGTGCTTGCAGTTTATGGAGGACAGGATGTCGAGCAGCAAATGAAAAAGCTGACAAGAAACATTTCCGTGGTGGTCGCCACGCCAGGCAGGTTATTAGATCATTTACGAAGAGGCACCATCGATCTATCACAAACTCAAACACTCGTGCTTGATGAAGCTGATCAAATGCTTCATATTGGATTTTTACCAGAAGTGGAAGAGATCATGGGACAGCTTCCAGAGGAGCGCCAAACGTTGCTCTTTTCAGCGACGATGCCTGAACAGGTGCATCAATTGGCTAAACGTTACATGACTAAACCATTAACTGCCGCTGTGAAGGCTGAGCAAGTAACAGTCGAGAAAATCAGGCAGCTTGTCATCGAGACGACCGATCGTGCCAAACAGTCTTCACTAATTAACATGATCAAAGAAGAACAGCCATACCTTGCGATTATATTTTGCCGTACAAAACGTCGCGTTTCGGTTTTGAATGATGCCCTGAAGGCAGCTGGATTCAATTCTGAAGAACTTCACGGTGACCTTTCACAGGCAAAGCGGGAGCGTGTCATGAAAAACTTCAGAGACGCAAAGCTTCAATATTTAGTGGCAACGGACGTGGCAGCACGAGGGCTCGATGTAGAAGGCGTGACCCATGTGTTTAATTATGATGTCCCCGAGGATGCAGAAAGTTACATCCACCGAATTGGCCGGACGGGCCGAGCGGGTGAGAATGGCTTGGCTGTAACCTTTATAGCAACGAAGGATCTTCAGCTTTTAAGCGATATTGAAAAAGGGATCTCCATGAAAATCGAAAGAAGGACGATTGAAGGAGTGAAAATGTTCCAACCTGATGAGGTGAGGCAAAAAAGGAAGCGTTATGAAGACTCTTCTGATGAGGGTACCCGCCGACCGCGTTCGGGAGGGGGAAGGAAACATCGGGAACGGATAGATACGAGAGGACCGAATCGAGGCAGTCACCGTTCTGTAAATCAAGCTGACAATCGTGAAGTCGAGAGGGAGAAACCACGGGGAGGCCGGATGGAAAACAGCCGCGGACCCAAACGTGAGGATTCACGGGGAAGCCGTTCGGAAAACGGTCGTGGACCTATACGTGAGGATTCACGGGGAGGCCGTTCGGAAAACGGCCGCGGACCAAGGCGAGAGAATCCGCGGGGTGGCAGCTCGGAAGATAGCCGTGGACCAAAGCGTGATAATCCACGAGGAGATCAAAGAGATAGCCGTAGATCTACTAGTACACAAGGTCCAAGTAATCGCAGGGGTGGATCTGGCAGTAGCCCCAATAGAGGGAGAAACCGGTAA
- a CDS encoding phosphotransferase, with protein MEKPWLAEYPVSLELAGKLIMLQFPEIELKEIKQLGEGFDNTVIQINGEFVFRFPRRPIAVTLIQVENQLLPSIAGTLPLDIPEPIFFGKPSTLYPYPFTGYKMVMGYLPVEGSLANKVESAKRFAHFLKVLHSFPVERAMRLGVQPDGMMRLDVSYRKKLLMENVSNLLKLGYFEQAYAVKDFVEELGELDVQHPISLVHGDIHIRNVLLDDEGVLAGIIDWGDVHVGNPAIDFSFLYSYFPKEARRGFYEIYGQIEKETESLARFRAIFMLVTLLVYGIDRHDEELIAITSTGLKFAIEE; from the coding sequence GTGGAAAAGCCTTGGTTGGCAGAATATCCAGTTTCGCTGGAGCTCGCAGGGAAATTGATCATGCTGCAGTTTCCGGAAATTGAGTTGAAAGAGATCAAGCAACTTGGGGAGGGTTTCGATAACACGGTCATACAGATCAATGGGGAATTTGTATTCCGTTTCCCCCGCCGCCCTATTGCAGTTACGTTGATTCAGGTGGAAAATCAGCTTTTGCCATCCATTGCAGGCACTTTGCCACTTGATATCCCTGAACCGATCTTTTTTGGGAAACCAAGTACCCTGTATCCTTATCCTTTTACCGGTTATAAAATGGTAATGGGATACTTGCCTGTAGAAGGATCTTTGGCAAATAAGGTCGAATCGGCAAAAAGGTTTGCCCATTTTTTGAAAGTCCTTCACAGTTTCCCTGTGGAAAGGGCTATGCGTTTAGGTGTACAGCCTGATGGGATGATGAGGCTTGATGTATCCTATCGAAAGAAATTGCTAATGGAAAATGTCTCAAATCTATTAAAGCTAGGATACTTTGAACAGGCGTATGCGGTTAAGGATTTTGTTGAAGAGCTAGGAGAATTGGATGTTCAGCATCCGATTTCACTCGTTCACGGAGACATTCATATCCGGAATGTTTTACTTGATGACGAAGGCGTCCTTGCAGGTATCATTGATTGGGGAGATGTTCATGTCGGGAATCCAGCCATTGATTTCTCCTTTTTATACAGTTATTTCCCAAAAGAGGCGCGCCGAGGCTTTTATGAAATCTATGGTCAAATCGAAAAGGAAACAGAGAGCTTAGCCCGGTTCAGAGCCATATTTATGCTTGTTACATTACTCGTTTATGGCATAGACCGCCATGATGAAGAGCTGATTGCCATTACGAGTACCGGTTTGAAATTTGCTATAGAAGAATAA
- a CDS encoding class I SAM-dependent methyltransferase encodes MKASYYHSITLMANMLDQANIPYQYTGRSALFVQGVDIDQYKNIDIDVQWDVFNEALNLFSEYSPTKPERSPETAFFLMDVEGVSATVHCRFNTTIKTDPYRLPIKMGDMEVWCRSLYSYLYDEEMRKYSIEIHAYLSAEQQGFTAENEQAWNQNNYLALVNRYGNPVELASKIKQNPKWRLHPFYKYMGDISGEKITHLMGSNGVKAVALAILGAEVKVVDFSQENAMFANELASGANVSIEYIVSDVLSLSSEHESGDQDLVLMELGVLHYLIDLQPLFEKIKKMLKPGGRFILHEFHPISTKLITSNGKKHKITGNYFAPAIENNEVAFSKHMPDEEKGSLSRVVQRKWTIGELITSIGQSGLVIKVLEEEPNHKIHDIGLPKTYTLVAERV; translated from the coding sequence ATGAAGGCAAGTTATTATCATTCAATCACATTAATGGCGAACATGTTGGATCAAGCTAATATTCCATACCAATATACAGGTCGATCTGCTCTGTTCGTGCAAGGAGTGGATATTGATCAGTATAAGAACATCGATATTGATGTACAATGGGATGTCTTTAATGAGGCTTTAAATCTTTTTTCTGAATACTCCCCAACAAAGCCTGAAAGAAGTCCTGAGACTGCTTTCTTTCTAATGGATGTCGAGGGGGTTTCTGCCACTGTTCATTGCCGGTTTAACACGACTATTAAAACCGACCCTTATCGTTTGCCTATAAAGATGGGGGATATGGAGGTTTGGTGCAGGTCGTTATACAGTTATTTATATGACGAAGAAATGAGAAAGTACAGTATCGAGATTCATGCTTATTTATCTGCCGAGCAGCAGGGGTTCACAGCGGAAAATGAACAGGCGTGGAACCAGAACAATTATTTAGCGCTTGTCAATCGTTATGGAAATCCCGTGGAATTGGCATCAAAAATCAAGCAAAATCCAAAATGGAGACTGCACCCTTTTTATAAATATATGGGAGATATATCCGGTGAAAAAATTACTCATTTGATGGGATCGAACGGTGTTAAAGCAGTTGCCCTCGCCATATTGGGAGCTGAAGTGAAAGTTGTTGATTTTTCCCAGGAAAACGCCATGTTTGCAAATGAGCTGGCCAGTGGGGCAAATGTCTCCATCGAGTATATCGTTTCGGATGTCCTTTCACTATCATCCGAGCATGAATCAGGGGATCAGGATTTGGTATTAATGGAGCTCGGTGTGCTTCACTACTTAATAGATCTGCAGCCGTTATTTGAAAAAATCAAAAAGATGCTGAAACCTGGAGGCCGATTCATACTGCATGAATTTCACCCGATTTCAACAAAACTCATTACTTCAAATGGTAAAAAACATAAAATCACAGGTAACTATTTCGCTCCGGCAATCGAAAACAATGAGGTCGCTTTTTCAAAGCATATGCCTGATGAGGAAAAAGGGAGCCTTTCAAGAGTTGTACAGCGTAAATGGACAATCGGGGAACTTATAACGTCAATAGGTCAATCAGGGCTTGTTATTAAAGTACTCGAGGAAGAACCGAATCATAAAATCCATGATATTGGGCTTCCGAAAACATATACCTTGGTGGCGGAACGAGTTTAA
- a CDS encoding ATP-grasp domain-containing protein: MSKIYIIHENEEWTAHLTKRMNELELPYEEWHLDQGVVDLTEEPPEGVFYSRMSASSHTRGHRFAPEMTESVLAWLEQHNRTVFNGSRALRLEVSKVNQYTALTKAGIKTPKTIAAVGKENIMKAAEKLNVASFITKHNRAGKGLGVQLFHSVEALKHYVEGPEFDEPVDGITLIQEYIKAPEPFITRCEFVGGKFIYAVEVDTSEGFELCPADACQIGDLFCPIGEEVEEKPKFQIVQDFHDPIIEKYEAFLKANEISIAGIEFIRNSDGEIYTYDINTNTNYNSDAEEAAGQYGMLELAKFLGSELAKQNLNK; encoded by the coding sequence ATGAGTAAAATTTATATCATTCATGAAAATGAGGAATGGACTGCCCATTTAACCAAAAGAATGAATGAGTTAGAACTTCCCTATGAAGAATGGCATCTTGATCAGGGTGTGGTGGATTTAACAGAGGAACCGCCAGAGGGCGTTTTTTATAGCCGTATGAGTGCAAGCTCACATACTCGTGGGCACCGATTTGCGCCTGAAATGACAGAATCTGTGCTAGCGTGGCTTGAACAGCATAATCGTACAGTCTTCAATGGGTCACGAGCGCTTCGTTTGGAGGTCAGCAAAGTCAATCAATATACGGCACTGACAAAGGCTGGAATTAAGACTCCGAAAACGATCGCAGCTGTAGGTAAGGAAAATATCATGAAGGCAGCAGAGAAATTAAATGTCGCTTCGTTTATCACGAAACATAACCGTGCAGGTAAAGGACTCGGTGTTCAATTATTTCACTCAGTAGAAGCATTGAAACATTATGTGGAAGGTCCAGAATTCGATGAGCCAGTTGATGGGATTACATTAATTCAGGAATACATAAAAGCGCCGGAGCCATTCATCACCCGTTGTGAATTCGTGGGTGGCAAGTTTATTTATGCGGTAGAGGTTGATACATCCGAAGGTTTCGAGCTTTGTCCGGCAGATGCATGCCAAATTGGTGACTTGTTCTGCCCGATCGGTGAAGAGGTAGAAGAAAAACCAAAATTTCAAATTGTGCAAGATTTTCATGATCCGATTATTGAAAAATATGAAGCGTTTTTAAAAGCGAATGAAATTTCGATTGCAGGAATTGAATTCATTCGTAACAGCGATGGTGAAATCTACACGTATGACATTAATACCAATACGAATTATAACAGTGACGCTGAGGAAGCAGCAGGCCAATATGGCATGCTTGAATTAGCGAAGTTTCTAGGATCCGAATTGGCGAAACAAAACTTGAACAAATAA
- a CDS encoding ABC-F family ATP-binding cassette domain-containing protein — protein sequence MSLLSIDKLAHSFGDRTLFKDVSFRLMAGEHVGLVGANGVGKSTMMNIITGQLIHDDGRVEWTPGVEYGYLDQHTILSKGKSIRDVLRDAYLPLFEQEKALNEVTEKMGTATPEELEELLEQMGEIQDKLEAGGFYNLDIKIEEAARGLGLDAIGLDRDVSALSGGQRTKVLLAKLLLEQPEVLLLDEPTNYLDVEHIRWLSSYLKEYPNAFLLISHDTEFMNGVVDVIFHLEFSKLTRYTATYEKFLELAELNKNQHINAYEKQREFIKKQEDFIAKNKARYSTTGRAKSRQKQLNRMERIDRPETAMKPTFDFKESRASSRYVFEGEDLEIGYDRPLLPKLSMTIERGEKIAVVGCNGVGKSTLLKTILGKIDPLGGKRSLGDFLFSSYFEQEVKAGNTTPIDEVWNAFPHLDQPQVRAILARVGLKNEHITRPMSHLSGGEQSKVRLCKLMLTESNWLLFDEPTNHLDVVAKEELKRALKEYKGTIVLVCHEPDFYEDWVTKVWDVEEWSINN from the coding sequence ATGAGCTTACTTTCTATAGATAAATTAGCACACAGCTTTGGCGACCGTACCTTATTCAAGGATGTTTCCTTCCGCCTGATGGCCGGCGAACATGTTGGTCTGGTCGGGGCAAATGGTGTCGGGAAATCAACGATGATGAATATCATTACAGGGCAACTTATCCATGATGATGGCCGGGTGGAATGGACACCTGGTGTCGAATATGGCTATCTTGATCAACATACGATACTTTCAAAAGGTAAATCGATTCGCGACGTCTTAAGGGATGCATACTTACCTTTATTCGAGCAGGAAAAAGCACTGAATGAAGTAACAGAGAAAATGGGGACGGCCACTCCAGAAGAACTTGAAGAACTCTTGGAACAAATGGGTGAGATTCAGGACAAGCTGGAAGCCGGCGGTTTTTACAATCTGGATATTAAAATTGAAGAAGCGGCACGCGGTTTAGGGTTGGATGCAATCGGTTTGGACCGTGATGTCTCTGCCCTAAGCGGTGGACAACGGACAAAGGTTTTACTAGCCAAGTTACTTTTGGAACAGCCTGAAGTACTGCTCCTTGATGAACCGACGAACTACTTGGATGTAGAGCATATCCGCTGGCTGAGCAGCTACTTAAAGGAATATCCTAATGCATTCTTATTAATTTCGCATGACACTGAGTTCATGAACGGCGTCGTCGATGTCATTTTCCATCTTGAATTTTCAAAACTGACCCGTTACACGGCAACTTATGAAAAATTCCTTGAGCTCGCTGAATTAAATAAAAACCAACATATTAACGCATATGAAAAACAGCGCGAATTCATTAAAAAGCAGGAAGATTTCATTGCAAAAAATAAAGCCCGCTACTCAACGACCGGTCGCGCAAAGAGCCGTCAAAAGCAATTGAATCGCATGGAACGTATAGATCGTCCAGAAACTGCAATGAAACCTACATTCGACTTTAAAGAATCACGTGCGAGCAGCCGTTATGTCTTTGAAGGTGAAGATTTGGAAATCGGATATGACCGCCCATTGCTTCCGAAGTTGTCCATGACCATCGAACGGGGAGAAAAAATTGCCGTGGTCGGCTGTAATGGAGTTGGTAAATCCACTCTTTTAAAAACGATTTTAGGTAAAATTGATCCTCTAGGCGGCAAAAGATCACTTGGCGATTTCCTTTTTTCTTCTTATTTTGAACAGGAAGTGAAAGCAGGCAATACGACGCCGATAGATGAAGTATGGAATGCATTTCCGCATCTGGACCAACCCCAGGTACGTGCCATTCTTGCCCGTGTCGGTTTGAAAAACGAGCACATTACACGTCCGATGAGCCATTTAAGCGGTGGTGAACAATCAAAAGTACGCCTGTGTAAACTTATGCTTACCGAAAGCAATTGGCTGTTATTCGATGAGCCGACAAACCATTTGGATGTCGTTGCAAAAGAAGAACTAAAACGTGCATTGAAAGAGTATAAAGGAACGATTGTCCTCGTATGCCATGAACCTGATTTCTATGAAGATTGGGTTACCAAAGTATGGGATGTTGAGGAATGGTCGATCAATAATTAA